GGAGTCCAGTGAGCAACAAGCGAGTCTCATGCTCGAGGCTGTGGGCCTCGGTCATCGCTTAGGTCACCGTCCAGCGGAGCTCTCGGGTGGAGAACGACAAAGAGCTGCTGTGGCCCGCGCACTCGTCAATCAACCACGGATTGTGCTCGCTGATGAACCCACGGGGAACTTAGATCGACTCACCGCTCAACATGTCTTTGATTTGATGATGCAATTAAACCGGAAAAAAGGCGCTGCTTTAATTATGGTGACCCATGATTTGGAGTTAGCAGCGCGAGCGGATATTCAGTATCAATTACGGGATGGAGAACTACATCAAATAGACTCCTTAGCAGTTTAATTGTCTGGCGTTTGAACTAACGGATAAACAGAGTTGCCGTTAGTCTCCCATGGCATATCAGCCAGTTCAGTAAAGGCTTTCTTAAGACCTTCCCCCCATTGATGATGAACAAGGTTCAGGTAAGGGTCTCCTTCCTCTAGGCGCTGATGAACGGCTATTTTAAATGTGTCTTTTTCAATGATCACTAAATCAATGGGCGGTCCCACCGATATGTTGCTACGCATGGTTGAATCAAATGAAACAATGATTGATTTAGTGGCCACAGGAAGCGAGGTGGCGGGAGTTAATACGCGGTCAAGAATGGGTTTGCCATATTTGGTTTCGCCAATTTGGAAAAACAAAGTACCCTCAGAGGCTTCGATAAAGTTTCCTTCGCTGTAGATAAGAAATAAACGCGGACCTTCTCCTTTGATTTGCCCGCCCACAATAAAATTAGCTGCGGTATCAATATTTCGTTGTTTTAAATACTCTCCGTCACGTTCTTGAATATCACGTAAACAATCACCAATTAAAATAGCTACGTCATACATGGAATGGCAATTCCACACATTTTTTTGGTCGTTATCTCGCCCTCTTTGCAATAATAAACTGATGGTTCCTTGACTGATAGCTAGATTGCCTGAACTTAAGGTAACAATAACTCTTTCGCCTTGTTTCTCAAGAATACGACATTTACAGAATTTGGCGATATTATCGACTCCTGCATTGGTTCGCGAATCCGAGGCAAAAATCATTCCTTGTAATAAATTCGTGGCCACACAATAGGTCATTTAAAGATTTCCTGAAATTTATATATAAAACATACCATACTTAAGAAAAATACGGGCGGTCACTAAACCAATCATGATTAATAGCGAAGAAGCTACGATTGATTTCTGTACTTAATAGGGCCATATCATTAATGAATTCACTTAAATATTCATGTAATCCTCTTTTAATAATGGTTTTTATTTGTCCGTAGTGTAATTTCGCATGAATCTCTCCTGAGAGACGTCTCGCCTCGTAATTATTGAGGGTAATCATAATATTTAAAATACCATCAATTTCATCTAAGCAGGCATGAAGAGAGCGGGGCATATTCATTCTTAAAATCAATAATTCAGCCACCTTCTGAGCGTCAATGACATCGCGATAAATCTTTCGATAAGCCTCAAAAGCGCTAACAGACTTTAATAATGCTCCCCACTGATAATAGTCAACAGCACCCCCAATATCATCAATTGTAGGTAAGAGGATATGGTATTTCACATCAAGAATGCGTGCCGTGTTGTCAGCTCGTTCCATAAAACTGCCCAGTCTAATAAAGTGATAGGCTTCATCATGCAGGGCGGTGCCAACTGTTACTCCACGAAAAACATGTGAGCGTCGCTTTACTCGGTCAAACAGCTTACCAACCTGAGACGGATTTAGTTGAAGATCACTCATGTCTTTAAACTCTAACCAAGTACTGTTAATACTCTCCCACATTTCTGAAGTGATCGCTCCACGAACTGTCCTTGCGTTTTCTCTGGCAGCGGCGAGGCTACTGAAAATACTTGATTGATTGTCACTGGAGGTGACTAAATATTGTAGGATATTTTCTGGTGTTAGTTGTGTGAAGAGTTCATAAAAATGTTCAATCAAACCCATGGAAATGAGAGGGACCTCCCAAGAGGGGGCATTAGGACTCTCTTGATTATGACCTGGCATTAATAGACTGTGATAGGTCGCATCCAAAAGTCGTGCAGTATTTTCTGCGCGTTCTATATGCCGTGCCATCCAATAAAGATTCTCTGCGGTTCGGCTTAACATGTTTATTCTCCCACTATCCAGGTATCTTTGGTGCCACCACCCTGTGAGGAGTTGACAATGAGCGAGCCCTCATTGAGTGCAACACGAGTCAATCCTCCAGGGGTAATTTTAACCTCTCTACCACTCACAATATATGGCCTTAAGTCTACATGGCGTGGTGCGATGCCCTTTTCCACTAGCGTGGGACATGTGGATAGTGAAAGCGTGGGTTGAGCAATATACTTTTCAGGATGGGCCATGATTTTTTTACGGAAGGTATCAATTTCATCTCGACTGGCTTGCGGCCCAATTAACATGCCATAACCTCCAGATCCCTGAACTTCTTTCACTACCAAGTTCTCTAAGTTGGCTAGCACATACATAAAGTCATCGGCGATAGTGAGCCGAAAAGTCGGTACATTATTAAGAATAGGTTTTTCCCCTAAGTAAAAACGTATCATTTCAGGGACAAAGACATAGGTGGATTTGTCATCCGCGACCCCAGTGCCGATGGCGTTGGCAAGGGTCACCGATCCTGCTCGGATAGGTCTTAATAGCCCTGGTACCCCCAACATAGAGTCTGCTCTGAATGCCTCTGGGTCGATGAAGTCATCATCAATGCGGCGATAGATCACATCAACTTGTTGAGGCCCTTCTGTGGTTTTCATGAATACTTGATCGTTTTTAACAAATAAATCGGCTCCTTCAACTAATTCGATGCCCATTTCTTGTGCTAGAAAAGCATGTTCAAAGTAAGCACTGTTATAGGAGCCTGGTGTTAATAACACCACCGTGGGTTGCTTTACTTGCTGAGGACTCACCGCTCTTAATCCTTCCACTAAAATTTCCGGATAATGATCAACAGGGGCAATATTGAGTTTTGAGAAAAGCTCTGGAAACAGACGCATCATCATTCGTCGGTTCTCGATCATATAAGAGGAACCGGAAGGAGTTCTTAAATTGTCCTCAAGAACATAAAATTCATTGTCATTAACTTTGACAATATCTATACCCGCGATGTGTGCGTAAATATCGTGAGCCACATAAATATGCTTCATTTCTGGTCTAAACTGACTATTATTTATGATTTGCTCAGCAGGAATAATGCCTGCCTGAATGATTTCTTGTTGGTGATAAATGTCTTTGAGGAAAAGATTGAGTGCCCTAATACGCTGAATACAACCCAGCGCTACCGTATTCCATGAAGATTGGCTAAGTAACCTAGGAATAACATCAAAGGGAATGGAGCGTTCATTGCCCATGCCATCTCCATACACCGCAAAAGTGATACCGAGCCGTGCAAAAAGTAGCTGAGCTTCCCGATGCTTTTTATTTAGCAAATCAGGATCTTGTTTTGCAAGCCATTTTTGATAATTCTGATATAGCGGAGTAATGACGCCATTTTTTTCGTACATTTCATCATGGATAGTCATAATGCATCCTTATGTATGTTGTTCTAAAGCACGCAATATCCATGCCACCCCGATAGGGGTTGAAAGATCAAGTAGTATCGGTATCTCATGAGGATAATAGCCATTTTGGTGCGAGTTCGCACAATTTGTAGGCATCAGGAATGCACCTAAGTGGTGCTTAATGAGGTGTTTCTTTGAGTTATACTAAAGATGTTTAAATAAGGATTTAAGTATGGTTTCACGCACTCGTACACCTAAGCATTTTGACTATGCAGAGGGTATTTCCCTGCTTGCCTTAGGTGGGCGTTATGGTCAAAGTGAAACTCAACTTATTGAAAAAGCTTTCCAGTTAGCTATTGAGTCGGATCAAGAGGAAGAGCTTACCACTACCTCAACACAAAAAGCCCTCAGTATTGCTCGTTTACTGAGCGATATCGAAGCTCATCCTCATTGTATTGTCGCCGCGTTACTCCGTTCATTACCTTGGTCAAGACTAGAAAAAATGGCGCTCAGGGAAGAGTTTGGTGGTGAGGTGGTCACTATTATTCATGATTTACATCGTATTGACCAAACCATCAATGCTATCGAGGCTGTCCCGCAAGCCAAACAACATGATCAGCAGCGCTTAGAGGGGATCAGAAAACTATTACTGGCTATGGCGCAAGACATACGCGTAGTGATTGTGGCCCTCGCTGAACAAGTCTGGTTAATGCGCTTTGCCAGTGAGCTAGACCGGTCAGATCAATTACGCCTCGCTCATCAAACGATGGATCTTTATGCCCCTCTTGCTAACCGTTTAGGCGTGTGGCATTTGAAATGGGAGCTGGAGGACTTATCCTTTCGTATTCTAGAGCCGGATACCTATAAATTAATTGCCCAGCGACTTGATGAAAAATTAGTTGATCGCGAACATTACATTAATAACGTCATTAAAGCACTTGACAAAGAGCTCCAGACTGCTGGCATTGAAGCCATGCTTCATGGAAGACCCAAACATATTTATAGCATTGTCAAAAAAATGCGTTCTAAAAATCTCGATTTTGAGCATTTGTATGATGTTAGAGCAGTTCGAGTGGTGGTCAAAGAAATTCGTGACTGTTACAGCGTGCTAGGTGTTGTTCACCACCTATGGATCCCCATTGCGGGTGAATTTGATGATTATATTGCAAGACCCAAGGGTAATTTTTATCGCTCCTTACACACGGCAGTGATTGGCCCGGAGGATAAGGCACTAGAAATACAGATTCGAACCCAGGAAATGCATCGCGATTCTGAGTTAGGAGTCGCCTCTCACTGGCGATATAAAGAGGGAGCTACGAAAACCGATAAACATTTTGATGAGAGAGTGGCTTGGTTGCGCCAGATGCTGGCCTGGCAGTATGAAGTGACCATGACCAACTCTGCACGCACTGCTGTCCCAGTGTTAGACGATGTGATTTATGTTTTTACTCCGCAGGGACGCGTCATTGATTTGCCTCGAGGCGCTACGCCTATTGATTTTGCTTATCACGTTCATACGGATCTGGGTCACCATTGCCGGGGGGCTAAAGTGGATGGGCAGATCGTAAATTTAAACCATCCCCTTGATAATGCTCAGCGGGTTGAGATTATCACGGTACGGCAAGGAGGGCCAAGTCGTGATTGGCTGAATCCTGAGTATGGCTACCTAAAAAGCTCTCGGGCCTTAGCCAAGGTTCGCCAGTGGTTTAAACAGCAACATCAGGAAGAAGATATTGCCCAAGGCAAAATCATCTTTGAAAAACTGACGCAACGTATCGGTAAAACTCCAGTTAATATTGAACGTTTAGCGCAACAGGTAGGCTACTCCCGCGTAGAAGATTTTTTAATTGGGCTCGCTAGAGGAGATATTTCTCAACATCAAATTGAATTGCAACTGATTCCTGAGACCCAACATGATTCTGTCACGCCAGAGCAAATGATTCATCCGGCTCTGGACCAAGGCTCAGGTGGGGTATTGGTGCTAGGCGTTACCAATATTGCAACATTTTTTGCCAAATGCTGTAAGCCAGTCCCGCCAGAACCTATTGTGGGTTTTGTAACCAGAGGGCGCGGAGTCAGCATTCATCGGGCTAATTGTCGCAGCTTGGCAGCGTTAACTGGCACTCAATGGCAGCGAATGATGCCGGCCCAGTGGGGGCAATCAACAGAGGGTCTTTATAGTGTGGATGTAGTGGTAGAAGCTCAAGACCGACAGGGATTATTAAGAGATATTTCCGAGTCGTTCACCAGAGAGCATATCAATGTTACGGCAGTGAATACGCTATCTAGGGGGGTTCAGGCACATATGAAATTTACCGTTCAAATCTATGCACTAGAACAATTGGGGCGTGCTCTTAAAATAGTCTCCGCTGTTAAAGGGGTCACTCAGGTTTATCGGCAGTAGAGGTAATACGTTTTTTCAGCCATTGCCCAATTAGTTGAATCTCCTCCCAACAGACAGAGTGTCCCATGGCGTACTGGCGCCATTCAAGCTGACAGCCTGAAGAGGATAAATACTCAGCAGCCTGTTTACCAAGAGTCAAGGGAACAACATTATCTAAAGTGCCGTGAACCATCAAAATGGGGGAATGTTTGTTCACATCCTTGACCAGAGGTTGACTATCCACTTGTGGCAGATAAGTGGAGAGAGCCATGAAGCCCGCCAGGGGATAACGCGCTTGTGTGGCCAGAGTGAGAGTGATGGCCCCACCTTGAGAAAAACCAGCGATAATTATTTTCTCGCTTCCTATGCCTTGTTCTATTTGTCCGTCAATCAAAGAGGTAATGGCCTTGACAGATTCCTCTACCCCTTGCATATCAATTTGTCGGTTTAAGCCATCAAAGGCAATGTCGTACCATGCACGCATGACCATGCCGTTATTAATTGTGACAGGACGCTGAGGGGCGTGAGGGAAAACAAAGCGAATAGAGTGGTTTTCAGGGAGACCGAGCTCTTTGACAATGGGAGCAAAATCATAACCGTCAGCACCCAAACCATGCAGCCATATGACGCTCCATTGCGCCGTCAGAGGAGGCTCAACAATATGACAGGAGAGATTAATACTCATTGGTTACTCCCAGGACGCAGGGCAGATTTTGGACGAAAAATAGTAACGGTATCAGGCTTGGTAGTGATATAAGGTCCACTAATAATGTCTATACAGTAGGGTACTGCTGCAAAAATTCCATCTAGGGTTTCTTTAATAGCCTTGGGTTGACCGGGCAGATTAATGATTAATGAGTGACCGCGGATGACGGCTACTTGTCGAGACAAAATAGCGGTGGGAACATATTGTAGACTAGTGCGGCGCATCTGTTCACCAAAACCGTCGAGCACCTTTTCTGCTACATTTAAAGTGGCTTCCGGAGTAACGTCACGTTTAGCAGGCCCCGTTCCGCCGGTGGTCACGATGAGTGAGCAATGTAAGTGGTCGGCGAGATGAATTAAGTTTTTTTCAATTAACTCCTGTTCATCAGCAATTAAACAACTCTCAAAGTGAAGGGGATTTTCAAGTGTGTTATCAAACCATTCTTTGAGTGCAGGAAGGCCTTTGTCTTCATACACCCCCATTGAGGCACGGTCGCTGATAGAGAGGATACCTATACGTAAGAGTTCTGTATTAGTCATGTTCAGAATAATCTGGGTTAATGGGTAAGGTTTTAGCAGTGATATATTCAAATATGAGTCGATATAATTGTCGAAAAGCTCGGGGTGGTTTTTGCATTTGCTGTTCCTTCAGAGCATTGGTTGCAAGCTGCCTCAATTGAGCGCGATCAGCCATGGCGTAGCTTTGGCAGAATTCGTCCAGCAAACGAATGTCATCCATGATTTTTAAACGCCATTGTTCGGCAAGATGCTGCAGCGCTACCACTTCCTTAGATACCCCTTTGAGCTGATCGAGATAGGCTTGCAAGGGCTCTGGATCCACCTCGCGCATGAGTTTTCCGATGTATTGAAGTTGTCGACGAATGGCGCCATGTGCCTTGAAAGTTTTGATATCTAGCAGTGCTTTTTCCAAACTCTCGGGCAAAGAAAGATGCCTGATTTTATCATTGCTGAGTTCGGATAAGGCTTCTCCTAAAGCTTGCAGTTCATGCATGTCACGCTTACGTTGACTTTTACTAATTGGTTCTTCTAAAGACACGGTTTTTCCCAGCTAGTGCTAATCTTGATATGATACCGGATTGAGGCTTAGAGAGTAAGCCGTTAGACTAGGTAATTAATAGACAATCGAGTCACCATTGGGATCAGTCATGAACAATACAAGTTTTTCTAATAGTCCGGAGCATTTGTCTCAACTTGTCGAGGAAGCGTTAAAGCAAGCGAAGATCAATGGCGCATCAGCTGCTGAGGCAGAAGTGAGTGAGGGATTTGGTTACTCTGTGACAGTACGACTTAATGAAGTTGAAACCATTGAATATAATCGCGATAAGGATTTGAGTGTCACGGTGTATTTTGGGCAAAAAAAGGGTCATGCCAGTACCTCTGATTTATCTTTACAGGCATTGAAAGACACTGTTCAGAAAGCTGCCACCATTGCCAAATATACAGCGGCTGATGAATTTGCGGGACTGGCGGATGCGCAGTTATTCGCCCATCATCCTTTTCCTGAACTGGATTTATATCATCCCTGGCATTTACCCGTTGAAGAAGCAGTGGTTCTGGCTACCTCCTGTGAAAAAGAAGCGCTAAAGGTGGATAAGGCGATTCAAAATTCTGAAGGCGCTACCGTATATACGCAAGAGTCCCAATTTGTTTACGGTAATTCGGCGGGTTTCTTAGGGGGCTTTAGCGGCTCTAACCACGGTATCAGTTGTTCTGTCATTGCTGGAATAGATGATGGTATGCAAAGGGATTATTGGTATACCACCGCGCGCAACGCTAAAGATATGGATAGTCCCGAGAAAGTGGGTTATGAGGCCGGTAGCAGAACGGTTAGACGTCTTAATGCTCGACGGGTTAAAACATGTAAAGCTCCCGTACTCTTTGATGCAACCCTCGCTTCAGGGCTACTGGGACATTTTGTGGGGGCGGTGAGTGGTGGGGCGCAATACCGTCAATCCTCATTTTTACTCAATTCGCTTGAGCAAACAATATTTGCTTCGCAAGTCAATATTATTGAAGATCCTTTTATAATTAGGGGGTTGGCTAGCACCCCCTTTGATGATGAGGGAGTGGCCACACGTCGACGACAGGTGGTAGAAAATGGCGTTCTGCAAGGTTATTTCTTGAGCAGTTATTCTGCTCGAAAACTGGGCATGCAAACCACCGGTAACTCGGGAGGAAGTCATAACTTGATCATTCAGCCCTTTGGTGGGTCTTTTGAGGACTTACTACAACAAATGGGTACGGGTTTATGGGTCACTGAGTTACTAGGACATGGTGTTAATTCTGTGACCGGAGACTACTCCCGAGGCGCTGCTGGTTTCTGGGTGGAACATGGGCAAATTCAGTTTCCGGTTCAGGAAATTACGATAGCGGGTAATTTAAAAGAGATGTTTAAGCAAATTGTTGGAGTGGGTAATGATGTATTAATTCGAGGGTCTAAAATTACTGGCTCTATTTTGATTGACCATATGACTATTGCTGGAGAATAGCTAAGGATATAGAGATGAAATGTCCCTTCTGCGGTACGCTCGATTCACAAGTGATTGACTCAAGGGTAAATGAATTGGGCGATAGCGTCCGCCGTCGACGTCGTTGTGTGGGTTGCAACAAACGCTTTACTACCTATGAAATGGCAGATGTTCGTTACCCGCAAATAGTCAAGCAAAACGGAAAACGTGAAGATTTCTCTATTGATAAAATTCGTTCAAGTTTCCTACGCGCTTTACATAAGCGTCCTGTCTCAGCAGAGCTTGTAGATGAGGCAGTGAATAGGATTAATCAAAAACTTCTCGCCCAAGGGGATAGAGAAGTTCAATCGCTGCGCGTGGGGGAGATGGTGATGGAGGAGTTAAGACGCTTGGATAAAGTCGCTTATATTCGATTTGCTTCAGTGTACCGAAGTTTCCAAGATGTGGATGACTTTAGGGATGTCATTCGTGACTTATAGTACTAATCTTCCGGAAGATGGCGTATGGATGCGTCAAGCGCTAGGCTTAGCACAGCGGGGCTTACATACCACCATGCCCAACCCTAGAGTAGGGGCTGTGGTGGTCAATGCAGGACAAAAGGTGGGGCAGGGTTTTCATTGTCGGGCAGGGGAGGCCCACGCGGAGGTATTGGCTCTGCGGCAGGCAGAGGGCTTCACTCAAGGGGCTACCTTGTATGTGACCCTTGAGCCTTGTAGTCATTTTGGCCGCACCCCCCCTTGTGTGAAGAGTGTGATTGACGCTGGGATAAAACGGGTCGTCATCGCCATGCAAGACCCTAATCCATTGGTGGCGGGCCAAGGTATTGCACAATT
This sequence is a window from Ferrovum sp. JA12. Protein-coding genes within it:
- a CDS encoding alpha-E domain-containing protein, with product MLSRTAENLYWMARHIERAENTARLLDATYHSLLMPGHNQESPNAPSWEVPLISMGLIEHFYELFTQLTPENILQYLVTSSDNQSSIFSSLAAARENARTVRGAITSEMWESINSTWLEFKDMSDLQLNPSQVGKLFDRVKRRSHVFRGVTVGTALHDEAYHFIRLGSFMERADNTARILDVKYHILLPTIDDIGGAVDYYQWGALLKSVSAFEAYRKIYRDVIDAQKVAELLILRMNMPRSLHACLDEIDGILNIMITLNNYEARRLSGEIHAKLHYGQIKTIIKRGLHEYLSEFINDMALLSTEINRSFFAINHDWFSDRPYFS
- a CDS encoding circularly permuted type 2 ATP-grasp protein, producing MTIHDEMYEKNGVITPLYQNYQKWLAKQDPDLLNKKHREAQLLFARLGITFAVYGDGMGNERSIPFDVIPRLLSQSSWNTVALGCIQRIRALNLFLKDIYHQQEIIQAGIIPAEQIINNSQFRPEMKHIYVAHDIYAHIAGIDIVKVNDNEFYVLEDNLRTPSGSSYMIENRRMMMRLFPELFSKLNIAPVDHYPEILVEGLRAVSPQQVKQPTVVLLTPGSYNSAYFEHAFLAQEMGIELVEGADLFVKNDQVFMKTTEGPQQVDVIYRRIDDDFIDPEAFRADSMLGVPGLLRPIRAGSVTLANAIGTGVADDKSTYVFVPEMIRFYLGEKPILNNVPTFRLTIADDFMYVLANLENLVVKEVQGSGGYGMLIGPQASRDEIDTFRKKIMAHPEKYIAQPTLSLSTCPTLVEKGIAPRHVDLRPYIVSGREVKITPGGLTRVALNEGSLIVNSSQGGGTKDTWIVGE
- a CDS encoding RelA/SpoT family protein, with product MVSRTRTPKHFDYAEGISLLALGGRYGQSETQLIEKAFQLAIESDQEEELTTTSTQKALSIARLLSDIEAHPHCIVAALLRSLPWSRLEKMALREEFGGEVVTIIHDLHRIDQTINAIEAVPQAKQHDQQRLEGIRKLLLAMAQDIRVVIVALAEQVWLMRFASELDRSDQLRLAHQTMDLYAPLANRLGVWHLKWELEDLSFRILEPDTYKLIAQRLDEKLVDREHYINNVIKALDKELQTAGIEAMLHGRPKHIYSIVKKMRSKNLDFEHLYDVRAVRVVVKEIRDCYSVLGVVHHLWIPIAGEFDDYIARPKGNFYRSLHTAVIGPEDKALEIQIRTQEMHRDSELGVASHWRYKEGATKTDKHFDERVAWLRQMLAWQYEVTMTNSARTAVPVLDDVIYVFTPQGRVIDLPRGATPIDFAYHVHTDLGHHCRGAKVDGQIVNLNHPLDNAQRVEIITVRQGGPSRDWLNPEYGYLKSSRALAKVRQWFKQQHQEEDIAQGKIIFEKLTQRIGKTPVNIERLAQQVGYSRVEDFLIGLARGDISQHQIELQLIPETQHDSVTPEQMIHPALDQGSGGVLVLGVTNIATFFAKCCKPVPPEPIVGFVTRGRGVSIHRANCRSLAALTGTQWQRMMPAQWGQSTEGLYSVDVVVEAQDRQGLLRDISESFTREHINVTAVNTLSRGVQAHMKFTVQIYALEQLGRALKIVSAVKGVTQVYRQ
- a CDS encoding alpha/beta hydrolase translates to MSINLSCHIVEPPLTAQWSVIWLHGLGADGYDFAPIVKELGLPENHSIRFVFPHAPQRPVTINNGMVMRAWYDIAFDGLNRQIDMQGVEESVKAITSLIDGQIEQGIGSEKIIIAGFSQGGAITLTLATQARYPLAGFMALSTYLPQVDSQPLVKDVNKHSPILMVHGTLDNVVPLTLGKQAAEYLSSSGCQLEWRQYAMGHSVCWEEIQLIGQWLKKRITSTADKPE
- the mog gene encoding molybdopterin adenylyltransferase; this translates as MTNTELLRIGILSISDRASMGVYEDKGLPALKEWFDNTLENPLHFESCLIADEQELIEKNLIHLADHLHCSLIVTTGGTGPAKRDVTPEATLNVAEKVLDGFGEQMRRTSLQYVPTAILSRQVAVIRGHSLIINLPGQPKAIKETLDGIFAAVPYCIDIISGPYITTKPDTVTIFRPKSALRPGSNQ
- the yjgA gene encoding ribosome biogenesis factor YjgA, which codes for MSLEEPISKSQRKRDMHELQALGEALSELSNDKIRHLSLPESLEKALLDIKTFKAHGAIRRQLQYIGKLMREVDPEPLQAYLDQLKGVSKEVVALQHLAEQWRLKIMDDIRLLDEFCQSYAMADRAQLRQLATNALKEQQMQKPPRAFRQLYRLIFEYITAKTLPINPDYSEHD
- the pmbA gene encoding metalloprotease PmbA, with product MNNTSFSNSPEHLSQLVEEALKQAKINGASAAEAEVSEGFGYSVTVRLNEVETIEYNRDKDLSVTVYFGQKKGHASTSDLSLQALKDTVQKAATIAKYTAADEFAGLADAQLFAHHPFPELDLYHPWHLPVEEAVVLATSCEKEALKVDKAIQNSEGATVYTQESQFVYGNSAGFLGGFSGSNHGISCSVIAGIDDGMQRDYWYTTARNAKDMDSPEKVGYEAGSRTVRRLNARRVKTCKAPVLFDATLASGLLGHFVGAVSGGAQYRQSSFLLNSLEQTIFASQVNIIEDPFIIRGLASTPFDDEGVATRRRQVVENGVLQGYFLSSYSARKLGMQTTGNSGGSHNLIIQPFGGSFEDLLQQMGTGLWVTELLGHGVNSVTGDYSRGAAGFWVEHGQIQFPVQEITIAGNLKEMFKQIVGVGNDVLIRGSKITGSILIDHMTIAGE
- the nrdR gene encoding transcriptional regulator NrdR; this translates as MKCPFCGTLDSQVIDSRVNELGDSVRRRRRCVGCNKRFTTYEMADVRYPQIVKQNGKREDFSIDKIRSSFLRALHKRPVSAELVDEAVNRINQKLLAQGDREVQSLRVGEMVMEELRRLDKVAYIRFASVYRSFQDVDDFRDVIRDL